One stretch of Natronobacterium gregoryi SP2 DNA includes these proteins:
- a CDS encoding ParA family protein — translation MAEPARLCVTNQKGGVGKTTVAINLAGALNDRGQDVLFVDIDPQGNATEGLGLLEAYDAEPPTLLDALVDPDDVSAEEIVYDHPEMDVVASNVDMNAASSALSSAENAEMRLDRLLSQLEDGYDYVVVDCPPHLGVITDNGLYAARNLVIPALAEPTSKRSIELLFDYVGALEMDHDVTIEPCALVANRIENTNAAAEMLAWFDDALPETPIYRIRKRVAFQRAFTDGHSVFEADEEIDMSEVFASMATKLDERLAKEEVSA, via the coding sequence ATGGCGGAACCCGCTCGGCTGTGTGTAACAAACCAGAAAGGAGGTGTCGGAAAGACGACTGTCGCGATCAACCTGGCCGGGGCCCTGAACGATCGCGGACAGGACGTTCTCTTCGTCGATATCGACCCGCAGGGAAACGCGACTGAAGGACTCGGGCTCCTCGAGGCCTACGACGCCGAGCCGCCGACGTTGCTCGACGCTCTCGTCGATCCCGACGACGTCTCCGCCGAGGAGATCGTCTACGACCATCCGGAGATGGACGTCGTCGCGAGTAACGTCGATATGAACGCCGCTTCGTCGGCGCTATCGTCGGCGGAAAACGCCGAGATGCGTCTCGATCGGCTGTTGTCGCAGCTCGAAGACGGATACGACTACGTCGTCGTCGACTGCCCGCCACACCTCGGAGTTATCACCGACAACGGACTGTACGCGGCCAGAAATCTCGTTATCCCGGCACTCGCCGAGCCGACGAGCAAGCGGTCGATCGAGTTGCTGTTCGACTACGTCGGCGCACTCGAGATGGATCACGACGTGACGATCGAACCGTGTGCACTGGTCGCAAATCGGATCGAGAACACGAACGCAGCCGCGGAGATGCTCGCGTGGTTCGACGATGCGCTGCCGGAGACGCCGATCTACCGGATTCGCAAGCGGGTCGCCTTCCAGCGTGCGTTCACGGACGGACACTCAGTCTTCGAGGCCGACGAGGAAATCGACATGAGCGAGGTGTTTGCATCGATGGCAACAAAACTGGACGAACGGCTTGCGAAAGAGGAGGTATCGGCATGA
- a CDS encoding ATPase domain-containing protein: MSSRADILSLGLDDRDRLNKELGGGIPTGSIVLMEGDYGAGKSALSQRFAYGLCETGKTVTFLSTELDVQGFVEQMDSLDYNVEEHLLFENMLFLHGDLDTGGVFSSDDNEEQQRQDLLTDLMEADTIWSGDVIIIDTFDAILRNDPKFEALVRDNEERQAALEIISFFRDIISQGKVIILTVDPSTVGDEAIGPFRSIADVFMKLEMIEVGNDIRRQLFIKRFAGMGEQVGDRIGFSVRSGTGTVIENRSVA; this comes from the coding sequence ATGAGTAGTAGAGCCGACATCCTTTCGCTAGGACTTGACGATCGGGATCGCCTGAACAAGGAACTCGGTGGTGGCATCCCGACGGGGAGTATCGTGTTGATGGAAGGCGACTACGGTGCCGGCAAGAGCGCCCTTTCCCAGCGGTTCGCGTACGGACTGTGCGAGACCGGGAAAACCGTTACCTTCCTCTCGACGGAGCTAGATGTCCAGGGGTTCGTCGAGCAGATGGACTCGCTGGATTACAACGTCGAGGAACACTTGCTATTCGAGAACATGCTGTTCTTGCACGGCGACCTCGACACCGGTGGTGTCTTCTCCTCCGACGACAACGAAGAACAGCAACGCCAGGATCTGCTGACTGACCTGATGGAAGCCGACACGATCTGGTCGGGCGATGTCATCATCATCGACACGTTCGACGCCATCCTTCGGAACGATCCGAAGTTCGAGGCACTCGTCAGGGACAACGAGGAGCGACAGGCTGCCCTCGAGATAATCTCGTTTTTCCGTGATATCATTTCACAGGGGAAAGTGATCATCTTGACGGTCGACCCCTCGACTGTCGGCGACGAGGCGATCGGGCCGTTCCGTTCGATCGCCGACGTCTTCATGAAGTTGGAGATGATCGAGGTCGGTAACGACATTCGACGCCAGCTGTTCATCAAGCGGTTTGCAGGTATGGGAGAACAAGTCGGCGACCGGATCGGGTTCTCCGTCCGGTCGGGTACAGGAACAGTCATCGAGAACCGGAGTGTTGCGTAA
- a CDS encoding chemotaxis protein CheC has translation MEIDIRELETYQELAHDGAQAAADSLSQLTGIGTNVRVTNVSLMSPEDLENEFFAKEFAGVCIDLSGEISGQVALAFDEQGREAITDKLVPADDPEKKKSSIKEVGNIMTSGFVDGWANYLNATIKSSPPTYIQGQGTDILPVSINDIESHLFVFRSRVEVEEGSDANETVDFRILLIPDSNSLERTLKPKAEDGVSFEKLEVFTDMTKEGAQKAATNITSMTGIDTTVNISRLTLVPIEDIPKEVGTKRYVGTVMEYDGKISGYLVILFDQPSGRAVVDALVPMETDGQWDEMEQEALKELSNIMTSGFVDGWANVLSAEIKHQPPNFVADTGTAVMTPVTEQIGKTDDHAFLLDSSIETNSDQVFTCQMLALPHRNELEAALEDLLVENTDNAQVNPDDLFD, from the coding sequence ATGGAAATCGACATTCGAGAGCTCGAGACGTACCAAGAACTCGCCCACGACGGTGCACAAGCGGCTGCCGACTCCCTCTCACAGTTGACTGGTATCGGCACCAACGTTCGGGTGACGAACGTCTCGCTGATGTCTCCCGAGGACCTCGAGAACGAGTTCTTCGCCAAGGAGTTCGCCGGCGTTTGCATCGATCTCTCCGGGGAGATTTCGGGTCAGGTCGCTCTCGCGTTCGACGAACAGGGTCGAGAAGCGATCACCGACAAACTCGTGCCGGCCGACGACCCCGAGAAGAAAAAAAGTAGCATCAAAGAGGTCGGCAACATCATGACCAGCGGCTTCGTCGACGGCTGGGCGAACTACCTGAACGCGACCATCAAGAGTTCGCCGCCGACGTACATCCAGGGGCAGGGAACCGACATCCTCCCGGTATCGATCAACGACATCGAGAGTCACCTGTTCGTGTTCCGGAGCCGCGTCGAAGTCGAAGAAGGCAGCGACGCTAACGAGACCGTCGACTTCCGTATCCTCCTGATCCCCGACTCGAACTCGCTCGAGCGAACGCTCAAGCCCAAGGCCGAAGACGGCGTCTCCTTCGAAAAGCTCGAGGTCTTTACCGACATGACCAAGGAGGGTGCCCAGAAGGCGGCGACGAACATCACCTCGATGACCGGTATCGACACGACCGTCAACATCAGCCGGCTGACGCTGGTCCCCATCGAGGACATCCCCAAAGAAGTCGGAACGAAGCGGTACGTCGGCACCGTCATGGAGTACGACGGGAAGATAAGTGGCTACCTCGTTATTCTGTTCGATCAGCCGTCCGGCCGCGCCGTCGTCGACGCACTCGTCCCGATGGAGACCGACGGACAGTGGGACGAGATGGAGCAAGAGGCACTCAAAGAGCTGTCGAACATCATGACCAGTGGCTTCGTCGACGGCTGGGCGAACGTCCTGAGCGCCGAGATCAAACATCAACCGCCCAACTTCGTCGCAGACACTGGAACGGCCGTGATGACGCCGGTGACAGAACAGATCGGGAAAACCGACGATCACGCGTTCCTGCTGGACTCGAGCATCGAGACCAACAGTGATCAGGTGTTTACCTGTCAGATGCTCGCGTTACCACACCGGAACGAACTCGAAGCAGCGCTCGAGGACTTGCTGGTCGAGAACACAGACAACGCACAGGTCAATCCGGACGACCTGTTCGATTAA
- a CDS encoding chemotaxis protein CheW, translating to MTDDRARRIREMRNRANPARSASNDTEDTDDGSPDQSTDESEDVTNEKRSVDGSTGTDETTANSKAANEDDSKAEPAATDGTSDESPATNEAASTDCDEADTDSTDETAPESSIDDTDASASPADDTDASATEDADTDSATGDVSESETDSGAVDTELEQNIDPALRGAIAGTGGVDSATGDEATVDATVVGAASESYDDAAIGRGKEVFERGDSLIASAHDDENTIQMLEFYLEESRHAIEIDLVSAIVEMKDITRFPRGPDAIDGVTDLRGEITGVLDPTVLLDVERNELSDDHYIVVIERDDEQKVGIRVSDVSQAVTYRESQIDETADAMEEDAAAQHKFVEGIIKKTEEDETTLVTWLDIDSIIEKVATQRTVAGTEA from the coding sequence ATGACCGACGACAGGGCGCGTCGCATCCGCGAGATGCGAAACCGGGCGAATCCCGCACGATCCGCCTCGAACGACACCGAAGACACTGACGACGGTTCCCCCGACCAATCCACCGACGAATCAGAAGACGTCACCAACGAGAAGCGTTCGGTCGACGGATCGACGGGAACCGACGAGACCACAGCTAACTCGAAAGCAGCGAACGAAGACGACTCGAAAGCGGAGCCAGCGGCTACCGACGGGACGTCAGACGAGTCGCCCGCGACGAACGAAGCCGCGTCCACGGACTGTGACGAAGCCGACACTGACTCCACCGACGAGACTGCTCCCGAGTCCTCGATAGACGATACTGACGCGTCCGCGTCTCCGGCAGACGATACTGACGCGTCCGCGACCGAAGACGCGGACACGGACAGCGCTACGGGAGACGTCTCCGAGTCGGAGACCGACTCCGGCGCTGTCGACACCGAACTCGAGCAGAACATCGACCCGGCGTTGCGGGGTGCCATCGCGGGCACTGGTGGCGTAGACTCTGCTACGGGTGACGAGGCAACCGTCGACGCCACGGTCGTCGGCGCGGCCAGTGAGAGCTACGATGACGCAGCGATCGGTCGTGGGAAAGAAGTTTTCGAGCGTGGCGACTCGTTGATCGCGTCGGCACACGACGACGAGAATACGATCCAGATGCTCGAGTTCTATCTCGAAGAGAGTCGGCACGCGATCGAGATAGATCTCGTCAGTGCGATCGTCGAGATGAAAGACATCACGCGGTTCCCGCGTGGGCCGGACGCGATCGACGGCGTCACTGACCTCCGGGGCGAGATCACGGGCGTGCTCGATCCGACGGTCCTGTTGGACGTCGAGCGAAACGAACTCTCGGACGACCACTACATCGTTGTCATCGAACGCGACGACGAGCAGAAAGTCGGTATTCGCGTCTCCGACGTCTCCCAGGCCGTGACCTATCGCGAATCCCAAATCGACGAGACGGCGGATGCAATGGAGGAAGACGCCGCCGCACAACACAAGTTCGTCGAGGGAATCATCAAGAAAACCGAAGAAGACGAGACGACGCTTGTCACGTGGCTCGACATCGACAGCATTATCGAGAAGGTTGCGACTCAACGCACCGTCGCCGGGACAGAAGCGTAA
- a CDS encoding CheF family chemotaxis protein, producing MSEDIVADITCRFFLSKKRGDGKPVKGRIILTERRMVLASAAEKKTIPLSRVVDVNVGSVPYQVKSFFDDTVTVAYKGSERTQTAIIESEDENVEKLTSILFRLLLNDRKVAIQHPTRIDGRRRDAPVVLGELSVVSQQIVVQTQNRSVCIDVANITQLDQANRIGDDDRTTLVVTHINDETGQAITSLIAPARSQHVNLLARYIHLGLDELREEIENIQLSKPEKRLLVNLHSTGGELDFRNVLDGDPAYVTNVLHSVRRKNLIVETGNDISLTARGRIVVSEQIGA from the coding sequence ATGAGCGAGGATATCGTCGCCGACATCACTTGCCGGTTTTTCCTCAGCAAGAAGCGAGGGGACGGAAAACCGGTCAAGGGTCGGATCATCCTGACGGAGCGACGGATGGTCCTCGCGTCTGCGGCCGAGAAGAAGACGATCCCACTCTCGAGGGTCGTCGACGTCAACGTCGGGAGCGTCCCGTACCAGGTGAAGAGTTTCTTCGACGATACTGTAACGGTCGCCTACAAGGGAAGTGAGCGAACCCAGACGGCGATCATCGAGAGCGAGGACGAAAACGTCGAGAAACTGACTTCGATCCTGTTTCGTCTCCTGTTGAACGACAGGAAGGTCGCGATCCAGCATCCGACGCGGATCGACGGCCGTCGGAGAGACGCTCCGGTCGTTCTCGGGGAACTGTCCGTCGTGAGCCAGCAAATCGTCGTCCAGACGCAAAATCGCTCCGTTTGCATCGACGTTGCCAACATCACACAGCTCGATCAAGCGAACCGGATCGGCGACGACGACCGCACGACACTCGTCGTGACACACATCAACGACGAGACTGGGCAGGCGATCACGTCGCTCATCGCCCCAGCACGGAGCCAACACGTGAACCTGCTTGCCAGGTACATCCATCTCGGACTCGACGAACTGCGCGAAGAGATCGAAAACATTCAGCTCTCTAAACCCGAGAAACGTCTGCTCGTCAACCTCCACTCGACCGGCGGCGAACTGGACTTCAGGAACGTCCTCGACGGCGATCCGGCCTACGTGACGAACGTGTTACACTCCGTCAGGCGAAAGAACCTGATCGTCGAGACCGGTAACGATATCTCGCTGACAGCGAGAGGTCGCATCGTCGTAAGCGAACAGATCGGAGCTTAA
- the cheA gene encoding chemotaxis protein CheA — translation MSDATSTFVQESKEDIRKLNDALLELEDDPDPEESEAIETVFRVAHNLKGNFGVMGYSKASNLAHAIEDLLDEIRDGELAVTGERMDLIFSGVDLLEEMVNEISDDGETETNPEATITKIRSSIETGDAATETEAERDGVTVGSREMPVDELADEVDLGDDEELLRVSLAIANEEAPHVDAMFVLDSTRNEYELVRTVPDDETIESEEFDGQIDVYLLTDASVSSDDVVDFYEDDRYVDDVSVEDVADELTADDESTDDSDTTHSTQEVESIRVDVEQIDQLYNQVEEMVTSRIKLHKIIEDHELVEAEDELEEHGKITSRLQDTVLEIRLVPLKKIVGNFPRVVRDISRKQDKEIDFQMEGIDIEMDRSILNELGDPLMHLIRNAVDHGIEPPEEREKKGKSREGTIKLIGERERDRVSVTVEDDGRGLDVEGLRQKAVDQGIKTEEEVRVLDDSEVYDLIFHPGFSTTEEVTEVSGRGVGMDVVEQVVRGVDGSINVESEPDEGTSITLMLPVSVAIVRVLFVTIGDEQYGVPIKNIDEISEFGDVTVETVEGRPTVTHDDRVYPLLSLGERLNVPNTEPADDDMVIRIKDSVRQVCLRCSDVAGQEEVVIKPFEGVLSGTPGISGASVLGEGEVVMILDVETL, via the coding sequence ATGAGCGACGCCACCTCGACGTTCGTCCAAGAGAGCAAGGAAGACATCCGAAAACTCAACGACGCACTGCTAGAACTCGAGGACGACCCCGATCCGGAGGAATCCGAGGCCATCGAGACAGTCTTCCGGGTCGCACACAACCTCAAGGGGAACTTCGGGGTGATGGGTTACTCCAAGGCGAGTAACTTGGCCCACGCGATCGAGGACTTGCTCGACGAGATCCGCGACGGGGAACTCGCCGTCACCGGTGAACGGATGGACCTCATCTTCAGCGGGGTCGATCTCCTCGAGGAGATGGTCAACGAGATTTCCGACGACGGAGAGACCGAGACCAATCCGGAGGCGACGATCACGAAGATCCGATCGTCGATCGAGACCGGAGATGCAGCCACCGAGACGGAGGCGGAACGTGACGGTGTGACGGTCGGTTCCCGCGAGATGCCGGTCGACGAACTGGCCGACGAGGTCGATCTGGGCGACGACGAGGAACTCTTGCGAGTGTCGCTTGCGATCGCCAACGAGGAGGCTCCACACGTCGATGCGATGTTCGTGCTCGACTCGACCAGAAACGAGTACGAACTGGTCCGGACCGTTCCCGACGACGAGACGATCGAGTCGGAGGAGTTCGACGGTCAAATCGACGTGTACCTGTTGACCGATGCGAGCGTCAGCAGTGACGATGTCGTGGACTTCTACGAGGACGACCGATACGTCGACGACGTCAGCGTCGAGGACGTGGCCGACGAACTCACTGCCGACGACGAATCGACCGACGATTCCGACACCACCCACAGTACCCAGGAAGTCGAGTCGATCCGGGTCGACGTCGAACAGATCGACCAACTGTACAACCAGGTCGAGGAGATGGTCACCAGCCGGATCAAACTCCACAAGATCATCGAGGACCACGAACTCGTCGAGGCCGAAGACGAACTCGAGGAACACGGCAAGATCACCTCGCGGCTCCAGGATACCGTCCTCGAGATCCGGCTCGTTCCCCTGAAGAAGATCGTCGGTAACTTCCCGCGAGTCGTTCGTGACATCTCGCGCAAGCAGGACAAAGAGATCGACTTCCAGATGGAGGGGATCGACATCGAGATGGATCGGTCGATTCTAAACGAGTTGGGCGATCCGCTGATGCATCTTATCCGCAACGCCGTCGATCACGGGATCGAGCCGCCCGAAGAACGCGAGAAGAAAGGGAAATCTCGCGAAGGAACGATCAAGCTGATCGGTGAACGCGAACGCGACCGGGTCTCGGTCACTGTCGAGGACGACGGCCGTGGTCTCGACGTCGAAGGACTCCGCCAGAAAGCGGTCGATCAGGGGATCAAGACGGAAGAGGAAGTCCGTGTGCTAGACGACTCCGAGGTGTACGACCTCATCTTCCATCCCGGGTTCTCGACGACCGAGGAAGTCACCGAGGTCAGCGGCCGTGGCGTCGGGATGGACGTCGTCGAGCAGGTCGTTCGCGGAGTCGACGGCTCGATCAACGTCGAGAGCGAACCCGACGAAGGGACGTCGATCACGCTGATGCTTCCCGTCAGCGTCGCCATCGTTCGCGTGCTCTTTGTCACCATCGGCGACGAGCAGTACGGCGTTCCCATCAAGAACATCGACGAGATTTCCGAGTTCGGCGACGTCACCGTCGAGACGGTCGAAGGGCGACCCACCGTCACTCACGACGACCGTGTCTACCCGCTGTTGTCGCTTGGTGAGCGACTGAACGTTCCCAACACCGAACCCGCAGACGACGACATGGTCATCCGGATCAAAGACTCGGTCAGACAGGTCTGTCTCCGCTGTTCCGACGTCGCCGGCCAGGAAGAAGTCGTCATCAAGCCCTTCGAAGGTGTACTCAGCGGGACGCCAGGAATCAGCGGTGCGTCGGTCCTCGGCGAGGGCGAAGTCGTCATGATTCTCGACGTCGAGACGCTCTGA
- a CDS encoding DUF5807 family protein, translated as MSDLRAREEFLSGDRPDDVVLFLSDSFVSDDRLDEFGERVDDGVLLVVDGERGRNAFQAAIGTDAMDFARSAMEHEGVVDVDLAGGTCPETPGDDAADHEVRFVFAFTEKQNEDAGGLYAEGDVVHAYAQCSCGVAYSDRWNPSDADTNTD; from the coding sequence ATGAGTGACCTGCGCGCCCGCGAGGAGTTTCTCTCCGGCGACCGGCCGGACGACGTCGTCCTCTTTCTGTCTGACTCGTTCGTCTCCGATGACCGCCTCGATGAGTTTGGTGAGCGCGTCGACGATGGCGTCCTGCTCGTCGTCGACGGCGAGCGAGGACGAAACGCGTTCCAAGCGGCGATCGGCACCGATGCGATGGATTTTGCCCGGTCGGCGATGGAGCACGAGGGGGTCGTCGACGTCGACCTCGCCGGTGGGACCTGCCCCGAAACGCCCGGCGACGACGCCGCGGACCACGAGGTCAGGTTCGTCTTTGCCTTCACGGAGAAACAAAACGAGGACGCTGGCGGTCTCTACGCGGAGGGCGACGTCGTCCACGCCTACGCCCAGTGTTCGTGTGGCGTGGCGTACTCGGACCGATGGAATCCGAGCGATGCCGACACGAATACCGACTGA
- the cheB gene encoding chemotaxis-specific protein-glutamate methyltransferase CheB — translation MVRAVIADDSAVMRETLGKILEDGGIDVIGRAKNGTEAVELITDVEPDIATVDIQMPGLTGHEVIEQVMDERPTPMLVISSQTTKNAEATFEALEAGAVDFIAKPSGDNSVPIWSKQDEIVEQVRAVAKADISGSTDSGNERSTADELATVDVDATEAFPREPTLVIGASTGGPRVVERVLSELPERAGLRILIVQHMADHYTERFAERLDKRTDYDIREAAGRDTIGAGEGVLAKGGYHLAVSSFSNGKLTVTHDDGPKRHNVKPAIDVTMETAAETVTGNLAGVIMTGMGADGADGLAEIKAAGGKAIVQDEKTSRVYGMPKVAAEQVDVDMVLPEDRIAEGVVNAFRGWSS, via the coding sequence ATGGTCCGAGCCGTCATCGCAGACGATTCTGCAGTAATGCGTGAAACCCTCGGGAAGATTCTCGAAGACGGTGGGATCGACGTGATCGGTCGTGCGAAAAACGGCACCGAAGCCGTCGAGCTGATCACCGACGTCGAGCCCGACATCGCAACGGTCGACATCCAGATGCCAGGTCTCACGGGCCACGAAGTAATCGAGCAGGTGATGGACGAACGGCCGACGCCGATGCTGGTCATCAGTTCACAGACGACCAAGAACGCAGAAGCCACGTTCGAGGCGCTCGAGGCCGGTGCGGTCGACTTCATCGCGAAGCCAAGCGGCGACAACTCCGTCCCGATCTGGTCGAAACAGGACGAGATCGTCGAACAGGTTCGTGCGGTCGCCAAGGCGGACATCTCCGGCAGTACCGATTCCGGCAACGAGAGATCGACGGCCGACGAACTGGCGACGGTCGACGTCGACGCGACCGAGGCGTTTCCACGCGAGCCAACGCTCGTGATCGGTGCATCGACCGGCGGCCCGCGCGTCGTCGAGCGGGTCCTGTCCGAACTACCCGAGCGCGCAGGGTTACGAATCCTCATAGTCCAACACATGGCTGACCATTACACGGAACGTTTCGCGGAACGGCTCGACAAACGAACCGACTACGACATTCGAGAGGCAGCCGGTCGCGACACGATCGGTGCCGGCGAGGGTGTCCTGGCAAAGGGTGGCTACCATCTCGCCGTCTCGAGCTTTTCGAACGGGAAACTCACCGTCACCCACGACGACGGTCCCAAGCGACACAACGTCAAGCCGGCAATCGACGTAACGATGGAGACCGCGGCGGAGACGGTCACCGGCAATCTCGCTGGTGTCATCATGACTGGGATGGGAGCAGACGGTGCCGACGGGCTGGCCGAGATCAAAGCAGCCGGCGGCAAGGCTATCGTGCAGGACGAAAAGACGTCCAGGGTCTACGGCATGCCGAAGGTCGCTGCCGAGCAGGTCGACGTCGACATGGTCCTGCCGGAAGACCGGATCGCCGAAGGAGTCGTCAACGCCTTCCGGGGGTGGTCGTCATGA
- a CDS encoding chemotaxis protein CheW: MSTTKQTTDDLRTNVLEFALGENRYCVDIGYIAEIVDTADLTAVPNTADHVEGVMDLRGETTKIVNLRKIFGEDDGETLGSRIIVFKRKQDSKERIGWLADEVNQVREIQLQEVDTSVEGDGIAGVIRRDDDFVLWINPTDVRV, encoded by the coding sequence ATGTCTACGACCAAACAGACCACGGACGACCTACGTACGAACGTCCTCGAGTTCGCACTCGGGGAGAACCGCTACTGCGTCGACATCGGCTACATCGCAGAGATCGTCGATACCGCGGATCTGACCGCGGTTCCGAATACGGCCGACCACGTCGAGGGGGTGATGGATCTCCGCGGGGAGACGACGAAGATCGTCAACCTGCGGAAGATCTTCGGCGAGGACGACGGAGAGACGCTCGGCAGCAGGATTATCGTCTTCAAGCGAAAGCAAGACTCCAAAGAACGGATCGGCTGGCTCGCCGACGAAGTCAACCAGGTCCGAGAGATCCAGCTCCAGGAGGTCGACACCTCCGTCGAGGGCGACGGAATCGCAGGTGTCATCCGCCGTGACGACGATTTCGTGCTCTGGATCAATCCAACGGACGTTCGCGTGTAA
- the cheY gene encoding chemotaxis protein CheY, whose product MDVLITDDSGFMRDLLREILEEDHNVVGEAENGVEAVELYQQEDPDVVFMDIVMPIKDGIEATDEITDLDSDATVVMCTSVEQAEQMKDSIEAGADGYITKPFQKESVLEELNSITSG is encoded by the coding sequence ATGGACGTGTTGATCACAGACGATTCCGGATTCATGCGGGATCTTCTTCGCGAAATCCTTGAGGAGGACCACAACGTCGTCGGTGAGGCCGAGAACGGCGTCGAAGCAGTCGAACTCTATCAGCAGGAAGACCCAGATGTCGTCTTTATGGACATCGTGATGCCGATCAAAGACGGTATCGAGGCAACCGACGAGATCACGGATCTGGACTCCGACGCGACGGTCGTCATGTGTACAAGCGTCGAACAGGCCGAACAGATGAAAGATTCCATCGAAGCCGGTGCCGACGGCTACATCACGAAACCGTTCCAGAAAGAAAGCGTGCTCGAAGAACTCAACAGCATCACTTCCGGGTAA
- a CDS encoding type II/IV secretion system ATPase subunit, giving the protein MTEMGTPKPSDELQEHAARRPHLREHLKKFRQITGEFPVLIDEPTAEHEVDHPNVLYPVGGPIYSHVYGDVGTKMQYFAIEPTLSEEEQDVFEKIKDSLLRRSTTKKAPEKDVEYDDRIEELLNETTHIKDEELDSLIEELKIKFHPGIQEVPQETYENIRYRLNRDIVGLGPLEPVMRDPENEDIHVIGPNECYVDHGVFGMVETSVDFGTLEEFDRWLNNMGERIGNPMTDADPIIDSTLPDGSRLNVIYSDDVSVKGPSLTIRQGDEVPLTVTQITNWGTLSPELAAYLWLCLENERTVFVVGETASGKTTTLNSIMSFIPRDSKIYTAEDTAEVLPPHDTWQQLLTRESRDEDSSDVSMFNLVEAALRSRPEYIIVGEVRGEEGRMAFQAAQTGHPVMLTFHASDIVSMIQRFTGDPINVPETFMDNADVALFQNRVKQGDDVLRRVTSVQEIEGYSEEMDGVVTRQVFYWDPVEDEVVFQGMNNSYVLEEQIATLLGYADTRKIYDDLQFRADIIERMIQENILEYHEVNSTIDAFQRDGVEGLPFHVSRPD; this is encoded by the coding sequence ATGACGGAAATGGGGACGCCCAAGCCGTCGGACGAGCTTCAGGAGCACGCGGCACGGCGGCCACACCTCCGCGAACATCTAAAGAAGTTCAGACAGATCACCGGTGAGTTTCCGGTTTTGATCGACGAACCGACGGCGGAACACGAAGTCGACCACCCGAACGTTCTCTACCCCGTCGGTGGACCGATCTACAGCCACGTCTACGGCGACGTGGGGACGAAGATGCAGTACTTTGCGATCGAGCCGACGCTGTCTGAAGAAGAACAGGACGTCTTCGAGAAGATCAAAGACTCGCTGTTGCGCCGCAGTACGACGAAGAAGGCTCCCGAGAAAGACGTCGAGTACGACGACCGCATCGAGGAACTGCTCAACGAGACGACCCACATCAAAGACGAGGAACTCGATAGCCTGATCGAGGAACTGAAGATCAAATTCCACCCCGGGATTCAGGAGGTCCCACAGGAGACGTACGAAAACATTCGATACAGGCTGAACCGGGACATCGTTGGTCTCGGTCCCCTCGAGCCAGTCATGCGTGACCCGGAGAACGAGGACATTCACGTGATCGGTCCCAACGAGTGTTACGTCGATCACGGCGTGTTCGGGATGGTCGAGACGTCGGTTGACTTCGGGACGCTCGAGGAGTTCGACCGCTGGCTGAACAACATGGGTGAGCGGATCGGCAACCCGATGACCGACGCCGATCCGATCATCGACTCGACGTTGCCGGATGGGTCGCGTCTGAACGTCATCTACAGCGACGACGTGAGTGTGAAAGGCCCCAGTCTCACCATCCGTCAGGGCGACGAGGTGCCGCTGACGGTGACCCAGATTACCAACTGGGGGACGTTGTCGCCCGAACTCGCGGCCTACCTCTGGCTGTGTCTCGAGAACGAACGGACGGTGTTCGTGGTCGGGGAGACGGCGTCCGGGAAGACGACGACGTTGAACTCCATCATGTCGTTTATTCCCCGTGACTCGAAGATCTACACTGCGGAAGACACTGCGGAGGTGTTGCCGCCACACGACACCTGGCAGCAGTTGTTGACCCGTGAGAGCCGTGACGAGGACAGTTCGGACGTGAGTATGTTCAACCTCGTCGAGGCAGCGCTGCGATCGCGTCCGGAGTACATCATCGTGGGTGAGGTTCGTGGTGAGGAAGGCCGAATGGCGTTCCAGGCGGCCCAGACCGGCCACCCGGTCATGCTGACCTTCCACGCGAGCGACATCGTCTCGATGATCCAGCGGTTTACCGGCGATCCGATCAACGTTCCCGAGACGTTCATGGACAACGCAGACGTGGCGCTGTTCCAGAACCGCGTCAAGCAGGGTGACGATGTCCTCCGTCGTGTCACCTCGGTCCAGGAGATCGAGGGCTACTCCGAGGAGATGGACGGGGTCGTCACCCGGCAGGTGTTCTACTGGGACCCAGTCGAGGACGAAGTCGTCTTCCAGGGGATGAACAACTCCTACGTCCTCGAGGAACAGATCGCGACCCTGCTGGGGTACGCGGACACCCGGAAGATCTACGACGACTTGCAGTTCCGGGCCGACATCATCGAACGGATGATACAGGAGAACATCCTCGAGTACCACGAGGTGAATTCGACGATCGACGCGTTCCAGCGCGACGGTGTCGAGGGGCTTCCGTTCCACGTCTCTCGGCCGGATTGA